In Pseudonocardia cypriaca, a single genomic region encodes these proteins:
- a CDS encoding class I SAM-dependent methyltransferase: MPNLPDDWHSWRAQEDLERYDERFRRLAEAGRNPHGEADLVASYAPSAVLDAGCGTGRVAIELARRGIAVLGVDADPDMIAAARGKAPELEWVTADLADLDRPERFDVVVLAGNVVPYVAPAQRGRAVAACVAHLVPGGRLVAGFRLRPSWPTPDDYDDWCAAAGAVPEDRFATWERDPYAGGDYVVAVHRRDQNVFEKRACGPPTAR, translated from the coding sequence ATGCCCAACCTCCCCGACGACTGGCACAGCTGGCGCGCGCAGGAGGACCTCGAGCGCTACGACGAGCGCTTCCGGCGGCTCGCCGAGGCGGGGCGCAACCCGCACGGCGAGGCCGACCTCGTCGCCTCCTACGCGCCGTCCGCTGTGCTCGACGCCGGGTGCGGCACGGGACGCGTCGCGATCGAGCTGGCCCGGCGGGGCATCGCGGTGCTCGGCGTGGACGCCGACCCCGACATGATCGCCGCAGCACGCGGGAAGGCGCCCGAGCTGGAGTGGGTGACCGCCGACCTCGCCGACCTGGACCGCCCGGAGCGGTTCGACGTGGTGGTGCTCGCCGGCAACGTCGTGCCGTACGTGGCCCCCGCGCAGCGGGGCAGGGCCGTGGCCGCCTGCGTGGCGCACCTCGTGCCCGGCGGCCGCCTCGTTGCGGGCTTCCGGCTGCGGCCCAGCTGGCCGACACCGGACGACTACGACGACTGGTGCGCCGCGGCGGGGGCCGTGCCGGAGGACCGGTTCGCCACCTGGGAACGCGACCCGTACGCGGGCGGCGACTACGTCGTGGCGGTGCACCGGCGCGATCAGAACGTGTTCGAGAAGCGCGCATGTGGGCCGCCGACGGCGCGGTGA
- a CDS encoding DsbA family oxidoreductase, with translation MKVEIWSDVVCPWCAVGKHRFEKALARFAHRDEVEVSYHSFELDPSAPREQQGDIHDHLAAKYGMSRAEAEAKHRQMTAMAAEDGWDFQFDRARRGNTFDAHRLLHLAAERGVQDAVKERLFRGYFTEGEPIADHATLVRLGAEAGLDADEAREVLACDRYADAVRADERQAQAYGITGVPFFVVDRKYGVSGAQPPDALLQVLDTAWADAHPLQVLTPAGGDEACADGSCSI, from the coding sequence GTGAAGGTGGAGATCTGGTCGGACGTCGTCTGCCCGTGGTGCGCGGTCGGGAAGCACCGGTTCGAGAAGGCCCTCGCCCGGTTCGCTCACCGCGACGAGGTCGAGGTGAGCTACCACAGCTTCGAGCTGGACCCCTCCGCTCCGCGCGAGCAGCAGGGCGACATCCACGACCACCTCGCCGCCAAGTACGGCATGAGCCGCGCCGAGGCCGAGGCCAAGCACCGGCAGATGACGGCGATGGCCGCCGAGGACGGCTGGGACTTCCAGTTCGACCGCGCCCGCCGCGGCAACACCTTCGACGCGCACCGCCTGCTGCACCTGGCCGCCGAACGCGGCGTGCAGGACGCGGTGAAGGAGCGCCTCTTCCGCGGCTACTTCACAGAGGGCGAGCCGATCGCCGACCACGCCACCCTCGTCCGGCTGGGCGCCGAGGCCGGGCTGGACGCCGACGAGGCCCGCGAGGTGCTGGCGTGCGACCGGTACGCCGACGCCGTGCGCGCCGACGAGCGGCAGGCCCAGGCGTACGGGATCACCGGCGTGCCGTTCTTCGTGGTCGACCGCAAGTACGGCGTGTCGGGCGCCCAGCCGCCGGACGCGCTGCTGCAGGTGCTCGACACCGCGTGGGCCGATGCACACCCGCTCCAGGTCCTCACCCCGGCCGGTGGCGACGAGGCCTGCGCGGACGGGTCCTGCAGCATCTAG
- a CDS encoding LysR family transcriptional regulator: MLNMVHLKVLAAVARHGSVTEAARELHYSQPSVSHHLSRLEAATGAKLVQRVGRGIRLTPEGQLLANRAAEILGRVDAAANELAAQVGLQAGRVRLAANASTLSTIVPKAAASLAQAHPGLELSLFDQHPVEALQMLRHGEIDVAIVFRYADAPVEEEGLRLVHIGDDPIHLISRRPDDSLANHRHSAWIGGCARCQNELTAMCRYEGFTPRIASHSDDMVVVQALVAAGMGVTTLPGLALRAHRRPDIHATVLTSFHRQIYAATYGEPPDPPAVAAVLAALTEAGL, translated from the coding sequence GTGCTCAACATGGTCCACCTCAAGGTCCTGGCCGCGGTCGCGCGTCACGGCTCGGTGACCGAAGCGGCGAGGGAACTGCACTACTCCCAGCCGTCGGTGAGCCACCACCTGTCCCGCCTGGAGGCGGCCACCGGTGCCAAGCTCGTGCAGCGGGTCGGGCGCGGGATCCGGCTGACGCCGGAGGGGCAGCTGCTGGCCAACCGGGCCGCCGAGATCCTGGGACGGGTCGACGCGGCGGCCAACGAGCTGGCGGCGCAGGTCGGCCTGCAGGCGGGGCGGGTCCGGCTGGCCGCCAACGCGTCCACGCTGAGCACGATCGTGCCGAAGGCGGCCGCCTCGTTGGCCCAGGCGCACCCGGGGCTCGAGCTGAGCCTGTTCGACCAGCACCCCGTCGAGGCGTTGCAGATGCTGCGGCACGGCGAGATCGACGTCGCCATCGTCTTCCGGTACGCCGACGCCCCGGTCGAGGAGGAGGGACTCCGCCTCGTCCACATCGGTGACGACCCGATCCACCTCATCAGCAGGCGGCCCGACGACAGCCTCGCGAACCACCGCCACTCCGCCTGGATCGGTGGTTGCGCCCGGTGTCAGAACGAGCTGACCGCCATGTGCCGGTACGAGGGCTTCACACCCCGCATCGCCTCCCACAGCGACGACATGGTCGTCGTGCAGGCCCTCGTCGCCGCCGGCATGGGCGTCACCACGCTGCCCGGCCTCGCGCTACGGGCCCACCGCCGGCCCGACATCCACGCCACCGTGCTCACCAGCTTCCACCGCCAGATCTACGCCGCCACCTACGGCGAGCCACCCGACCCGCCCGCCGTCGCCGCCGTGCTGGCCGCGCTCACCGAAGCGGGCCTCTGA
- a CDS encoding MFS transporter produces the protein MADAGTGQEKVVEGAVRRAMWRLLPFLGLCYLLNYLDRVNVGFAALTMNADLGLSAAAYGLGAGLFFIGYFFFEVPSNVILHKVGARLWIARIMVTWGIIASATAFVQGEVSFYIVRFLLGVAEAGFFPGIILYLTYWFPRVQRAKVVALFFLAVPISSVVGSPISTLLIQYGDGAWGFDAGWRFMFFVEGLPSILVGFLVLLLLPDRPRNARWLSPDERDALEKKIADEDAAHVPHTTGVREGLRDSRVVGLSLVYFGIVFGNYTLAFFLPQVVSDLQETFAIKFSLVQIGLITAIPYAITCVVMILNARHSDRTGERRWHVAVPAFIGAVGVASALFMDSPYLVIAAMTLCAAGVNSAIPVFWQLPSTFLTGVGAAAGIAMINSFGNIGGFAGPYMTGWLRDLTGNNEAGMFVVAGFMVMAGIVVMVVGRRHEREDARAVPSAVPEEHR, from the coding sequence ATGGCCGACGCGGGGACCGGGCAGGAGAAGGTGGTGGAGGGCGCGGTGCGCCGCGCGATGTGGCGGCTCCTGCCGTTCCTCGGGCTGTGTTATCTGCTGAACTACCTCGACCGCGTCAACGTCGGGTTCGCCGCGCTGACGATGAACGCCGACCTCGGGTTGTCGGCGGCGGCGTACGGCCTCGGCGCCGGCCTGTTCTTCATCGGCTACTTCTTCTTCGAGGTGCCGAGCAACGTCATCCTGCACAAGGTCGGCGCCCGGCTCTGGATCGCCCGGATCATGGTGACCTGGGGGATCATCGCCTCGGCCACCGCGTTCGTGCAGGGCGAAGTCAGCTTCTACATCGTGCGCTTCCTGCTGGGCGTCGCCGAGGCCGGCTTCTTCCCCGGGATCATCCTCTACCTCACCTACTGGTTCCCCCGCGTGCAGCGGGCCAAGGTGGTGGCGCTGTTCTTCCTGGCCGTGCCGATCTCGTCGGTGGTCGGCTCGCCCATCTCCACGCTGCTGATCCAGTACGGCGACGGGGCGTGGGGCTTCGACGCCGGCTGGCGGTTCATGTTCTTCGTCGAGGGCCTGCCCTCGATCCTCGTCGGCTTCCTGGTGCTCCTGCTGCTGCCGGACCGGCCGCGGAATGCGCGCTGGCTGTCGCCCGACGAGCGGGACGCGCTGGAGAAGAAGATCGCCGACGAGGACGCGGCGCACGTGCCGCACACCACCGGAGTGCGGGAGGGCCTGCGCGACTCGCGCGTCGTGGGACTGTCGCTCGTCTACTTCGGGATCGTGTTCGGCAACTACACGCTGGCGTTCTTCCTGCCACAGGTCGTCTCGGACCTGCAGGAGACGTTCGCGATCAAGTTCTCCCTCGTGCAGATCGGCCTGATCACCGCGATCCCGTACGCGATCACGTGCGTCGTGATGATCCTCAACGCCCGGCACTCGGACCGCACCGGCGAGCGGCGGTGGCACGTGGCGGTCCCGGCCTTCATCGGAGCGGTGGGCGTCGCGTCGGCGCTGTTCATGGACTCGCCGTACCTCGTGATCGCCGCGATGACGCTCTGCGCCGCGGGGGTCAACTCGGCGATCCCGGTGTTCTGGCAGCTGCCCAGCACGTTCCTCACGGGTGTGGGCGCGGCCGCGGGGATCGCGATGATCAACTCGTTCGGCAACATCGGTGGCTTCGCCGGGCCGTACATGACCGGGTGGCTGCGCGACCTCACGGGCAACAACGAGGCGGGCATGTTCGTCGTCGCCGGGTTCATGGTGATGGCGGGGATCGTGGTCATGGTGGTCGGGCGCCGGCACGAGCGGGAGGATGCGCGCGCCGTGCCCAGCGCCGTCCCCGAGGAGCATCGGTGA
- a CDS encoding DEAD/DEAH box helicase, with translation MIENEHELDLPRFSDLPLREELLREVEELGYLHPSPIQAQSIAPLVEGRDLLGQAATGTGKTAAFALPLLQRLAEQRPEQARGDAPFGLVLTPTRELALQVAEAVTRYGRGLGARVVTVYGGAPVGPQWKALQQGVDIVVATPGRAIDLLTRGSLRLDELETVVLDEADEMLDMGFVEDIETLLDATPDTRQAVLFSATMPRRIETLAQKYLREPVTVRIQREAVPEGEAPKVRQTAYLVPRSHTTAALGRVLEAERPTAAIVFCRTRLDVDAVTETLTARGLRAEALHGGMDQEHRTRVVERLRSGRTELLVATDVAARGLDIDLLTHVVNHDVPQSSEAYVHRIGRVGRAGREGVAITLVPPSKVHAMRAVERLTGQPIEFAPVPTAADLRAARLERTGAALRERLVEDLRDEESGDGVREMLAGLTAEFDPADVAAAAVRLLQAATGAPDDADDIPVVAPPRPGERREPRGRGGAAGTRPPRAGTTRLFVNAGRSSGVRPQDIVGALANESNLSGRDIGAIQIHERHALVEIPEHAADDVLRSLRGGTTLKGRRTNIRRDRGFATAGGRGRRD, from the coding sequence TTGATCGAGAACGAGCACGAGCTCGACCTGCCCCGCTTCTCCGACCTCCCGCTGCGCGAGGAACTGCTGCGCGAGGTCGAGGAGCTGGGCTACCTGCACCCCAGTCCCATCCAGGCCCAGTCGATCGCTCCCCTGGTCGAGGGCCGCGACCTGCTCGGGCAGGCCGCCACCGGCACCGGCAAGACCGCCGCGTTCGCGCTCCCACTGCTGCAGCGCCTCGCCGAGCAGCGGCCGGAGCAGGCGAGGGGGGACGCGCCGTTCGGGCTCGTCCTCACCCCCACCCGTGAGCTCGCCCTGCAGGTGGCCGAGGCCGTTACCCGGTACGGGCGCGGCCTGGGCGCTCGCGTCGTCACCGTGTACGGCGGCGCGCCGGTCGGCCCGCAGTGGAAGGCCCTGCAGCAGGGCGTCGACATCGTCGTGGCCACGCCCGGCCGGGCGATCGACCTGCTGACCCGTGGCTCCCTGCGCCTCGACGAGCTCGAGACCGTCGTGCTCGACGAGGCCGACGAGATGCTCGACATGGGCTTCGTCGAGGACATCGAGACGCTGCTCGACGCCACCCCTGACACGCGGCAGGCCGTCCTGTTCTCGGCCACCATGCCGCGGCGCATCGAGACGCTCGCCCAGAAGTACCTGCGGGAGCCGGTCACGGTCCGGATCCAGCGCGAGGCGGTGCCCGAGGGCGAGGCCCCGAAGGTGCGCCAGACGGCCTACCTGGTGCCTCGCAGCCACACCACGGCCGCGCTCGGGCGCGTCCTGGAGGCCGAGCGGCCGACGGCGGCGATCGTGTTCTGCCGCACCCGGCTCGACGTCGACGCGGTCACCGAGACGCTCACCGCCCGCGGCCTGCGCGCCGAGGCGCTGCACGGCGGCATGGACCAGGAGCACCGCACCCGCGTGGTCGAGCGGCTGCGCAGCGGCCGCACCGAGCTGCTCGTGGCCACCGACGTGGCCGCTCGCGGCCTCGACATCGACCTGCTGACGCACGTGGTCAACCACGACGTGCCGCAGTCGTCGGAGGCGTACGTGCACCGGATCGGCCGCGTCGGCCGGGCCGGGCGCGAGGGCGTGGCCATCACGCTCGTGCCGCCGTCGAAGGTGCACGCCATGCGCGCCGTCGAGCGGCTCACCGGGCAGCCGATCGAGTTCGCCCCGGTGCCGACGGCCGCCGACCTGCGGGCCGCCCGGCTGGAGCGCACCGGCGCCGCCCTGCGCGAGCGCCTGGTGGAGGACCTGCGCGACGAGGAGTCCGGCGACGGCGTCCGCGAGATGCTGGCGGGGCTCACCGCGGAGTTCGACCCGGCGGACGTCGCCGCCGCTGCGGTCCGGCTGCTGCAGGCGGCCACCGGCGCCCCCGACGACGCCGACGACATCCCGGTGGTCGCGCCCCCGCGTCCCGGCGAGCGCCGCGAACCCCGCGGCCGGGGCGGTGCCGCTGGCACCCGCCCGCCGAGGGCCGGCACCACGCGCCTGTTCGTCAACGCGGGCCGGTCCAGCGGCGTGCGCCCCCAGGACATCGTGGGTGCGCTCGCCAACGAGTCGAACCTGTCCGGGCGCGACATCGGCGCGATCCAGATCCACGAGCGGCACGCGCTCGTGGAGATCCCCGAGCACGCGGCCGACGACGTGCTGCGCAGCCTCCGCGGCGGCACCACGTTGAAGGGGCGGCGCACCAACATCCGCCGCGACCGCGGTTTCGCCACGGCGGGGGGTCGCGGGCGCCGCGACTGA
- a CDS encoding LLM class F420-dependent oxidoreductase, translated as MASIGYFLSCEQFGPKELIDQARRAEAAGFEKLWISDHFHPWNDEQGHSPFVWGVIGALSQATSLPVTTAVTCPTVRIHPAIIAQAAATAAVQLDGRFVLGVGSGEALNEHVLGDQWPSVGVRLEMLEEAIDVIRTLHEGEEISFHGTYYEVQDARIYTLPAETVPIYVSGFGPQATELAGRIGDGYVTTMPDADLIRVFREAGGEGKPVQAGTKVCWDRDAERAVEIAHRTWGNQGLPGQLAQTLPRPRDFMDAQTLVTPEMIAESVACGDDVDKQVAQVREYIDAGVDEVYVSQMGHDMEGFFTSWEKDVLPALR; from the coding sequence ATGGCGAGCATCGGCTACTTCCTGTCCTGTGAGCAGTTCGGCCCGAAGGAGCTCATCGACCAGGCCAGGCGCGCGGAGGCGGCGGGCTTCGAGAAGCTCTGGATCTCCGACCACTTCCACCCCTGGAACGACGAGCAGGGGCACAGCCCCTTCGTCTGGGGTGTCATCGGCGCGCTGTCCCAGGCCACGTCGCTCCCGGTCACCACGGCCGTGACCTGCCCGACCGTCCGCATCCACCCGGCGATCATCGCCCAGGCGGCGGCGACCGCGGCCGTGCAGCTCGACGGCCGGTTCGTGCTGGGCGTCGGCAGCGGGGAGGCGCTCAACGAGCACGTGCTGGGCGACCAGTGGCCCTCCGTCGGCGTGCGGCTGGAGATGCTGGAGGAGGCCATCGACGTCATCCGGACGCTGCACGAGGGCGAGGAGATCAGCTTCCACGGCACGTACTACGAGGTGCAGGACGCGCGGATCTACACGCTGCCGGCGGAGACGGTGCCGATCTACGTGTCCGGGTTCGGTCCGCAGGCCACCGAGCTGGCCGGCCGGATCGGCGACGGCTACGTCACGACCATGCCCGACGCCGACCTCATCCGGGTGTTCCGGGAGGCCGGGGGCGAGGGCAAGCCGGTGCAGGCGGGCACGAAGGTGTGCTGGGACCGCGACGCCGAGCGGGCCGTCGAGATCGCGCACCGCACGTGGGGCAACCAGGGCCTGCCGGGCCAGCTCGCGCAGACGCTCCCGCGGCCCCGCGACTTCATGGACGCGCAGACGCTCGTGACGCCCGAGATGATCGCCGAGTCCGTGGCCTGCGGCGACGACGTCGACAAGCAGGTCGCGCAGGTTCGCGAGTACATCGATGCAGGCGTCGACGAGGTCTACGTCTCGCAGATGGGCCACGACATGGAGGGGTTCTTCACGTCGTGGGAGAAGGACGTGCTCCCGGCACTGCGGTAG
- a CDS encoding serine hydrolase domain-containing protein translates to MPDHLDGLRAACARVDERIRTEPAYSHTSHLLVEVGGQVVVDTHYRGPEVADVFSVTKSVLATLVGIAVQEGLVPDLDAPAGDLLGLPLPGQTLRHLLTMTRGCATDGPFDIDAVMALPGGWLERIAAAPAVTAPGTAFRYDNGGAHLLAAALERLVGAPLAEYADRALFAPLGITDREWPRDPDGHHLGFGHLRLSAGALAALGRLWLRQDRRLLDPDYAAAMVTAHSPGGPPEQRPYGFLIWIDPAGPLAGGWAGQHVHAVPAADAVVVTTGDPGFDPGPPPTDRLAPGWRPAHDLVVEHVLPVLTGQPD, encoded by the coding sequence GTGCCTGATCACCTGGACGGATTGCGAGCGGCCTGTGCCCGCGTGGACGAGCGGATCCGGACGGAGCCCGCCTACTCCCACACCTCCCACCTGCTCGTCGAGGTCGGCGGGCAGGTCGTGGTGGACACGCACTACCGCGGGCCGGAGGTCGCCGACGTCTTCTCCGTCACGAAGTCGGTGCTCGCCACGCTCGTCGGTATCGCCGTGCAGGAGGGGCTCGTGCCCGACCTGGACGCGCCCGCCGGTGACCTGCTCGGCCTCCCGCTGCCAGGTCAGACCCTGCGCCACCTGCTCACGATGACCCGTGGCTGCGCCACCGACGGCCCCTTCGACATCGACGCCGTGATGGCGCTGCCCGGCGGCTGGCTGGAGCGGATCGCCGCCGCTCCAGCCGTCACCGCGCCCGGCACCGCGTTCCGCTACGACAACGGCGGTGCGCACCTGCTCGCTGCCGCCCTGGAGCGACTGGTCGGCGCCCCGCTCGCCGAGTACGCGGACCGCGCGTTGTTCGCGCCGCTCGGGATCACCGACCGGGAGTGGCCGCGGGACCCGGACGGGCACCACCTCGGCTTCGGGCACCTGCGCCTGTCCGCGGGCGCGCTCGCCGCGCTCGGCAGGCTGTGGCTGCGGCAGGACCGCCGGCTGCTCGATCCGGACTACGCCGCCGCCATGGTCACCGCCCACTCCCCCGGCGGCCCACCCGAGCAGCGCCCGTACGGCTTCCTGATCTGGATCGACCCGGCGGGCCCGCTCGCGGGCGGCTGGGCGGGCCAGCACGTGCACGCCGTGCCTGCGGCCGACGCCGTGGTCGTCACGACCGGCGACCCCGGATTCGACCCCGGCCCGCCGCCGACCGACCGGCTCGCGCCCGGCTGGCGTCCCGCCCACGATCTGGTCGTCGAACACGTCCTGCCGGTGTTGACCGGGCAACCGGATTAG
- a CDS encoding RidA family protein, translated as MSALGTAEERLTELGLELPDPPAAAAAFEPVVRAGSTVYVSGQVATRDDELVATGHLGADLDVAGGQEAAQQCALNLLAQLRAAAGGLDGVERLVKVTVYIACTPDFAAQSQVADGASRLLVDVLGPAGAHARAAIGVAALPIGSPVEVEAVALLREDAA; from the coding sequence ATGAGCGCGTTGGGAACCGCGGAGGAGCGACTCACCGAGCTGGGGCTGGAGCTGCCGGATCCACCCGCGGCGGCCGCGGCGTTCGAACCGGTCGTACGGGCCGGGAGCACGGTGTACGTCAGCGGCCAGGTCGCGACCCGGGACGACGAGCTCGTCGCCACCGGTCACCTCGGCGCCGACCTCGACGTCGCGGGAGGCCAGGAGGCGGCACAGCAGTGCGCGCTCAACCTCCTCGCCCAGCTCCGGGCGGCCGCGGGCGGCCTCGACGGCGTGGAGCGACTGGTGAAGGTCACCGTGTACATCGCCTGCACCCCGGACTTCGCGGCCCAGTCTCAGGTCGCCGACGGCGCCTCCCGACTCCTCGTCGACGTGCTGGGCCCGGCGGGCGCGCACGCCCGCGCCGCGATCGGGGTGGCCGCGCTGCCCATCGGGTCGCCGGTCGAGGTCGAGGCCGTCGCCCTGCTCCGGGAAGACGCCGCGTGA
- a CDS encoding threonine/serine dehydratase, which yields MGASTGVAIGRAEIRRVHEVVRPHLRRTPVVQVKPNALAGTPLALKLEQLQRSGSFKARGAFANLLLRDVPEAGVIAASGGNHGVAVAYAAHELGIPAQIFVPTVSAPAKVERIRRLGADLVVIGDRYADALAAAEASAARSGALAVHAFDQPETILGQATLGLELAEQAPELDTVLVPVGGGGLIAGVAAWFGDAVRVVGVEPTDAPTLTRARAAGAPVDAPTGSVAADALAPRRVGDLVFPITQAHVDDVVLVDDDAIVDAQRALWDELRLVAEPAGAVAMAALRSGAYRAEPGEHVAVVLSGANTTGIGTSQPRV from the coding sequence ATGGGCGCATCGACCGGGGTCGCGATCGGCCGGGCCGAGATCAGGCGCGTCCACGAGGTCGTCCGGCCGCACCTGCGACGGACACCGGTCGTGCAGGTCAAGCCCAACGCGCTCGCCGGCACCCCGCTGGCCCTGAAGCTGGAGCAGCTGCAGCGCTCCGGCTCGTTCAAGGCGCGGGGCGCGTTCGCGAACCTCCTGCTCCGCGACGTCCCGGAGGCCGGGGTGATCGCGGCGTCCGGCGGCAACCACGGCGTCGCGGTCGCCTACGCGGCCCACGAGCTCGGGATCCCGGCGCAGATCTTCGTGCCGACGGTCTCGGCTCCCGCCAAGGTCGAGCGCATCCGCAGGCTCGGCGCCGACCTCGTGGTCATCGGCGACCGGTACGCCGACGCGCTCGCCGCGGCCGAGGCGAGCGCCGCCAGGTCCGGCGCGCTGGCGGTCCACGCGTTCGACCAACCGGAGACCATCCTCGGCCAGGCCACGCTCGGCCTGGAGCTCGCCGAGCAGGCGCCCGAACTGGACACGGTCCTGGTGCCGGTCGGCGGCGGCGGGCTGATCGCCGGGGTCGCGGCCTGGTTCGGCGACGCCGTCCGCGTGGTCGGGGTCGAGCCGACCGATGCCCCCACCCTGACCCGGGCCCGTGCCGCCGGCGCCCCGGTCGACGCTCCGACCGGCAGCGTCGCCGCCGACGCACTCGCACCCCGCCGCGTCGGCGACCTCGTCTTCCCCATCACCCAGGCCCACGTCGACGACGTCGTCCTCGTCGACGACGACGCGATCGTCGACGCCCAGCGGGCGCTGTGGGACGAACTGCGCCTGGTGGCCGAGCCGGCCGGCGCGGTGGCGATGGCCGCACTGCGATCGGGTGCCTACCGGGCCGAGCCGGGAGAGCACGTCGCCGTGGTCCTCAGCGGAGCGAACACGACCGGGATCGGGACCTCGCAACCGCGGGTCTGA
- a CDS encoding zinc-dependent alcohol dehydrogenase, with protein sequence MRAMVYRGPYKIRVEEKDVPRIEHPNDAVVRVTRAAICGSDLHLYHGMMPDTRVGTTFGHEFVGVVEEVGPSVRTLSPGDRVMVPFNIYCGSCWFCARGLYSNCHNVNPNATAVGAIYGYSHTCGGYDGGQAEFVRVPFADVGPTVVPEWMDDEDAVLLTDALATGYFGAQLGDIVEGDVVVVFGAGPVGLYAAKSAWLMGAGRVIVIDHLEYRLEKARTFAHAETYNFVEHDDIVVHLKRITDHLGADVAIDAAGAEADGSFMQHVTAAKLKLQGGSPIALNWAIDAVRKGGTVSVIGAYGPMFSAVKFGDALNKGLTLRMNQCPVKRQWPRLFEHIRNGYLKPSDIVTHRIPLEHINEAYHIFSAKLDGCIKPLIVPNAA encoded by the coding sequence ATGCGGGCGATGGTGTACCGGGGGCCCTACAAGATCCGGGTCGAGGAGAAGGACGTCCCGCGGATCGAGCATCCGAACGACGCGGTCGTCCGGGTCACCAGGGCGGCCATCTGCGGCTCCGACCTGCACCTCTACCACGGGATGATGCCCGACACGCGCGTCGGGACGACGTTCGGCCACGAGTTCGTCGGCGTGGTCGAGGAGGTCGGGCCATCGGTCCGGACCCTGTCGCCGGGCGACCGGGTGATGGTGCCGTTCAACATCTACTGCGGGTCGTGCTGGTTCTGCGCGCGCGGCCTGTACTCCAACTGCCACAACGTCAACCCGAACGCGACCGCCGTGGGGGCCATCTACGGGTACTCGCACACCTGCGGCGGCTACGACGGCGGCCAGGCCGAGTTCGTGCGGGTCCCGTTCGCCGACGTGGGCCCGACCGTCGTGCCGGAGTGGATGGACGACGAGGACGCCGTCCTGCTCACCGACGCGCTCGCGACCGGCTACTTCGGGGCGCAGCTCGGGGACATCGTCGAGGGCGACGTGGTGGTGGTCTTCGGCGCAGGCCCGGTCGGCCTATACGCGGCGAAGTCGGCGTGGCTGATGGGAGCAGGCCGGGTGATCGTCATCGACCACCTGGAGTACCGGCTGGAGAAGGCCCGCACCTTCGCGCACGCCGAGACGTACAACTTCGTCGAGCACGACGACATCGTCGTGCACCTCAAGCGCATCACCGACCACCTCGGCGCGGACGTGGCCATCGACGCAGCCGGCGCGGAGGCCGACGGCAGCTTCATGCAGCACGTCACCGCCGCGAAGCTCAAGCTGCAGGGCGGCTCGCCGATCGCGCTGAACTGGGCGATCGACGCGGTGCGCAAGGGCGGCACCGTCTCCGTCATCGGTGCGTACGGGCCGATGTTCAGCGCCGTCAAGTTCGGCGACGCGCTCAACAAGGGCCTCACCCTCCGGATGAACCAGTGCCCGGTGAAGCGCCAGTGGCCACGGCTGTTCGAGCACATCCGGAACGGCTACCTCAAGCCCAGCGACATCGTGACGCACCGCATCCCGCTCGAGCACATCAACGAGGCCTACCACATCTTCTCGGCCAAGCTGGACGGCTGCATCAAGCCGCTCATCGTGCCGAACGCCGCGTGA